In the Bacteroidota bacterium genome, TACCGGCCGATCTTACCGACATGAAAGGTAAAATTGGTTACGATATGATTGTACTGTTTACCCCAACCGGTGTTACCAGCTTATTCCAAAATTTCCCTGATTTTGAACAAGGCGATTTACGTATAGGATGTATGGGTGCCGCTACTTTCAAGGCAATGGAAGAACAAAATCTGCGCATCGATCTCAGTGCTCCTTCGCCATCTTCACCTTCTATTATTATGGCAATCGACAATTATTTGGCGTCTGCAAATAAAAAGAAATAATTTTTTCTTCACCCCAAAAGGCCGTTTCAATTTTTACTTATTAATTGATTGTGAATTAATTGTCACAAGCAAAGGCATTTTTATTCAATATTTCACTTGCGTCATGTTCATTTATGCAACATGCGGTTGTAACTTCGTAATATTATTCAAACCATTATGGACAAACAATTTTCAAATCACCTCATACACGAAACTTCGCCTTATCTTTTGCAGCATGCACATAATCCTGTTGAGTGGTTTCCATGGGGTGATGCTGCTTTTAAAAAAGCTAAAGATGAAGACAAACCCATTTTGGTTTCAATCGGCTATGTAGCATGTCATTGGTGTCACGTAATGGAACACGAAAGTTTTGAAAACCCTGCCACTGCTGAGTTTATGAATACCTATTTTGTAAATATCAAGGTAGACAGGGAAGAAAGACCCGATGTTGACCATATTTACATGAATGCCTGTCAGCTGTTAACCGGCGCCGGCGGCTGGCCGCTGAATGTATTTCTAACCCCTGAAAAATTACCTTTTAGCGGTGGCACTTACTTTCCTCCAAAACCGGCTTATGGAAAACCGTCGTGGTTGGATGTACTGATGTACATGAAAAATATTTTCGCCAACGAAAGAGATAAAGTTGAAGAACAAGCGCAATTGTTGAAAGAACATCTGTTAAAAATGGACAATGCTTTTATTGACCAAACATCAATTGCCATTACCGAAAAAATATTTACAAAAGAAGAAATAAATACTGCCGTAAAAAGTATCGAACAACAATTTGATTTAATCAATGGTGGTTTTGGAAATGCACCTAAATTTCCGGGTGCTATGACATTACTATTTTTGGTCAGATATAATTTTTTCGAACCGAATGAACAAATCGAAAAACAAATACATTTATCGTTGCGCAAAATGATGTTGGGCGGAATTTATGATCATCTTGCAGGAGGGTTTGCACGTTATACCGTTGACAGCAAATGGATGATTCCGCATTTTGAAAAAATGTTATACGATAATGCATTACTGGTGAGTTTATATAGTGAAGCTTATCGAGCAAGCAGCAATGCAGATTACGCGCATGTAGTAACCCAAACATTACATTTTATAGAAACAGAATTGATGAGCAGCGAATATGGATTTTATGCTTCATATGATGCAGATTCAGAAGGAGAGGAGGGTAAGTTTTATACCTTCACACAAGATGAATTATTTGAAGTTTTAAAAGATGATTTTGAATTTGCAAAAACCGTTTTTAATTGCACACCTACAGGTAATTGGGAACACACAAATATTTTATTCAGAACACAAACAGATGCTGAAATTGCAGCAGCGCAACAAATTGATACAGAAGCAGTTCGAACTAAACTTAATTCTATTGAACAACGCTTGTTGAAATACCGTAATCAGCGTATTAAGCCGGGTTTGGATGATAAAATTATTTTATCCTGGAATGCCATGATGTGCGCTGCATTTGTTCAGGCTTATAAGGCATTAGGGAACGAACATTACCGAAATGTAGCAGTGCAAAATATTGAATTTATTTTGAAAGCGTTTACCAATAAAAATAAGCCGGGAAGTTTATTACACACCTATAAAAACGGCACTGCAAAATATCCTGCGTTTATTGAAGATTATGCAACCTGTATTCAAGCGTTGTTAGATGTTTATGGAATTACAGGAAACGATAATTATCTGGAACAGGCGGTTCAATTTACTGATTATGTAAAAACACATTTTGCAGGTGGTGATGGACTGTATTTTTATACAGAAAAAAATCAGGCAGATGTACCTTATCGCAGCAAAGATTTTTATGATAATGCAACACCAAGTGGTAATTCGGTAATGGTAAATAATTTGTTGCAGCTGGCAATTTTAACCGGCAATCAAAATTATTATGCCGATGCTGAAAAAATGGTTGCGCAATTAAAAATAAATATGCTGAAACATGGTACTTCATTTGGGAATTGGCTTACCTCAGCTTTAACATTTATTTATCCATTTGCCGAAACAGCAATAACCGGATTGGATGCTGAAAAAAATCGCGATGTGATTTACCATTATTATTATCCGCACCTAATTATTCAAACTGATACAACAGGTGAAAAAAAATACCCATTATTGCAAAGCAGGTTTGTAAAAGGTGAAAATAAAATATACCTCTGCCAAAATCAAACCTGTAAGTTGCCTGTCAGCAATGTGCAAGATTTTATTGAACTGTTAAATAAATTTTGAACAGACCAATTGTTGGATTAACTTTATCTCCCATACGAAAAAACATTCGTAGGCGTTTATGTAAAATATCGGGTAACAAAAAGATGCGCATCAGTTTATTTAGTCTCCTCTCTATATGTTGTTTTGGCTTAGCGGCTCAAAACAGTCAGCTATATAGTTACGGGCAGCGCGATCCGCAGTTTACCCAGTTTATGTTTAATCCAACCTATTTTAACCCTGCAGCGGCCGGAGAAGAGGATGCATGGATTTCCACACTCGATGTGCGTAATCAATGGGTCAATTTGCCGGGTGCTCCTGTGTCACAAATTATCACTTCTCACTTACCAATCTATAAAATTTCAAGTGGAGCCGGTTTAGTAGTGAGTAACGATTTAGCAGGGCAGCAGCGTAATACGGGTGTTTCAGCAATGTATGCCTACCATAAGCGTTTCAGAACTTCAACTTTGAGTATCGGCGTAAGTGGTGGTATTATTCAACAGCAACTGAGAGGCGATAAACTAACCACTCCAACTGGTAATTACGAGGGTATTATCGACCATAATGACCCTAATTTGCCTGTCACACTTCGAACCGAGGTGTTACCCGATGCCTCCTTAGGCCTCTATTTCTTTGGAAAAAGTTTGAAAATCGGTGTTTCGGCGAGTCATTTATTACTTCCGTTGCAGGCAAGTAAGGAAACCGCGGTTACCGACGTACAATATAATCCCAATGGATACGTTTATGTGGGATATGACATTAACATGACAAGCAGGTTAATGTTAACACCGAGTGTTCTTTATAAAACTGACCTTCAATCGTCGATAGTAGATGTGAATACGATATTTACTTTCAACGATAATATTTTAGCCGGGGCATCGTTTAGAGGTTACACAAATGGCCGCTACGATGCAGTGTCGCTGATTGGTGGGCTAAATTTTTCAGGAAACTGGAGGGTGAGTTATTCATACGACATTACGTTATCGGAGTTAAATTCGGTGAGTTCGGGGTCGCATGAAGTTGTGTTGAGATACAGGTTACCGGTGGCTCGTCCACGGGCGGGAAAAATGATAAATAACCCGCGTTATCTGTATCATTAAGGGCTGATTTTTTGCGATTTTGCAAAAAGTTGGTAATTTCAGCCCACTTTTGAAGTAAAATGTGTGTATAAACTGTGGTAAAATATTATTGATTTTGAAGAAAAAACCTATTTTTACACGGATTTAATTGTACAAATCATATCAAGTATGAAAAGAAACCTGCCATTGTTAACTTTTGCATGCGTAGCCATTATTGTTGGAAGCGGTTGTAGTTCCTCAGGATGGAGCGATTACCGGGGCCAATTGTTAGGTATGCAAGATCGTCCGGAATGGGAGCCGGTAAACCCTTTTGGAATGGTTTACATCCCTTCAGGAACATTACACATCGGTCCCAGCGACCAGGATGTGAACAATTCTCTCTGGCAACGAACGAAGTCCATTTCAATTCAAGGGTTTTACATGGATGATGCGGAGATTACCAATAACGAATACAGACAATTCGTTTATTGGGTAAAAGATTCCATCTCTCACGTATTACTCGATCACTACAAAGAAGAAGAGGAAGGTCAGGAAACTGAAGTACCACTTATCGACTGGGATCAGGAAATTGACTGGGACGATGAAGAAACGCGTTCACGCCTCGAAGAATTGTATCTGCCAGCCAGCGAAACTTATTACGGAATTAAGTCGCTCGACACACGTCAGCTGATTTATAACTACCGTTGGGTGAAATGGAAAGAAGCTGCCAGCAAATCTAACCGCGATAAAAATATTGCCGACTTCATTGTTGAAGAACCGGTAACTATTTATCCCGATACATTGGTTTGGGTACACGATTATACCTATTCATTTAATGAACCAATGACCCGTCAGTATTTTTCACATCCTGCATTTGATGATTATCCTGTAGTTGGGGTATCATGGAAACAGGCTAACGCTTTTGCAACATGGCGTTCTGATTTCTGGAACGACTGGAGAAGAAACCATGAAGAAGTTCAGGTTGACGACTTCCGTTTACCTACAGAACACGAATGGGAATATGCAGCACGCGGTGGAAGAGACCAGGCTCCTTATCCTTGGGGTGGTCCGTATGTTAGAAATACCAAAGGTTGTTACTTAGCAAACTTTAAACCCGGCCGTGGTAACTATCCTGAAGATGGTGGTTATTATACCGTTAAGGTATATTCTTATGCACCAAACGATTTCGGTGTATATAATATGGCAGGTAACGTTTCAGAATGGACATCTACAGCATTTTCAGAAAATAGTTACTCATTTATACATGATGAAAACCCTGATTATCGTTATGATGCAGAGGAGAGCGATCCACCGGCATTAAAACGTAAAGTAATCAGAGGCGGATCATGGAAAGATATTAGTTATTATATCCAGACAGGTTCTCGTCACTGGGAATTTCAGGATACAGCTAAATGTTATGTTGGATTCCGTTGTTGCATGACCTTCCTCGGTCGTTCAATGAGCGATTTCTAATAAATTTCCTAACCAAGCATAGAGAACACAATTATTGTATTTGTTAACAATCATTTAAAAACTTAAAATTTAAAACAAAATGTCAGCATTTTTCGAATCCGATCGTTTTAAACGAATTAAAAACCTAATCATTGGTTGCGGTGCTTCTGTCGTACTCGTTGGAGCGCTTTTCAAAATCATGCACTGGGAAGGCGCCGATTTCATGTTAATGGTTGGTATGCTTACAGAAGCAGTACTCTTCTTAATGCTCGGTATTCTCCCTCCTCACAAAGATTACTATTGGGAAAAAATCTATCCGGATCTGGATGTAGCTCCTGAAGTTGAAGAAGCTAAATCAGGTAAAAAAGCAGTTCATAAAATGGAACCACGCGAAAGCGTTACCCGTCAGTTGGACAAAATGTTAGAAGACAGCAAAGTTGAGCCTGTTATGATTGAACGTTTAGGTGAAAACTTAAAACGTTTAGGCGAAAACATTGAAAAACTATCAGATGTTCAAGATGCTGCTGTTAATACAAATGAGTATTCAACAAAAATTAAAGACGCTTCAATGGCTGTTGCTGAAATGCGCGATGCTTATTCTAATGCTGCAAAAGCAATGGAACAAATCACTGCATCTTCAGTTGACACAACTAAGTACCATGAACAAGTTCAAATGGTAACTAAAAACTTAGGTCAGTTGAATGCTATTTATGAATTAGAGTTACAAGACACGAACAATCACTTAAAAGCAATGAACAAATTCTATGGCAGCCTTAACAGTGCTATGGATAACCTTCAGGATTCAGTTACTGACACTGCTAAATACCGTGAAGAAATTGCTCAGTTGTCAAATAACTTATCAGCATTGAACCGTGTATATGGTAACATGTTGAGTGCAATGAGCATGGGTGCTACCCGTTCATAAATAAAAATTAATTGAATAAACATTTACTTAACTAATAAAATTTAAAAACTAATGTCAATACCTAAGGAACCACGCCAGCTCATGATTAACCTCATGTACCTGGTGCTTACAGCCCTTCTGGCATTGAACGTATCTGCGGAAATTTTGAATGCCTTTAATACCGTTAACAAGGGTATTAGCGACAGTAACGGTTTGCTTGATAGCAAAAACCAACTGATGATGGGCATGATTACTAAAGCTGCTTCTAAAGACGGCCGTGCTGAAACTCAGGCAATCTTAAAGCAAGCTGAAGAAGCAACAAAACTGAGCAACGATTTTGTTGCCTACGTTGAAGCGTTGAAGGAAGAAGTGAAAGCTGCTGCAGGCGGTCCAAATCCTGAAAATCCTGAAAAATTAAAAACTGAAGGTGAAATGGAAAAAACCAGTAACCTGTTTTTAAATAAAGGAAAAGGTAAGGAACTGCATAATAAAATTGAAGAAACAAGAGCAAAGTTTGTTAATATTTTAGGTAAAGATTCAGGAATTGATATTCCAATCAAAATTACTGAAGTGCCTAAAGGTGAAAAACACGCTACCAGTTGGGAAACTTACAATTTTGACCGCGTACCGGCTGTTGCTGTTATGACAATTTTGACAAAATTCCAACAGGATGCTAAAAGCTCTGAAAGTACAATCCTCGATTTCTTAAGAAGAAAAATCAATGCTGAAGATATTCAGGTTGATAAAATGGCAGCTCAGGTTGTAGCTCCTTCCGCTTATGTGCGTAAAGGTGCTGAATACACAGCTGACATTTTTATCGGTGCAACTTCAGAAGCTATCAAACCTAAAGTGTTTATCGGATCATTTACCGGCGCTGTTAAAAAAGACGCTAGCGATCCAAATGGTAAAGCTTTTGAAATGGTAGAAAGTGAAACTATGCCATTAAGCGGCGCTCGTGAAATCGAAGTTGCAGGTGGTATGGGTAAAATTAAAGAAACTGCATCCGGTGAACGTAAGTTCCAGGGTGTAATCCAAATTCCTTCTCCAAGTAAGGAAGGTATGTTCCGTTTTTATCCTTTCGAATTCGGTTACGAAACTTTCGAAGTGGGTAAAGCCGTGGTTTCTCCTACAGCAATGAACGTATTATATATCGGCGTTGATAACCCAATCAAAATTTCTGTTCCGGGTTATGCTTCTGATAAAGTAAGCGCTTCAGGTTGTGGTATCGTTAAAGTTAAAGGTGAAGAATACAATGCAAAACCAACTACAGCAGGTGAAGCTGACATTACCGTAACTGTGAAAACAGCAAAAGGTAGCGAAACATCCGCTGAAAAGTTCCGTGTGCGTCGTATCCCGGATCCATACGCATATATCTTAAACACTAAAGGTGGTCCACTTAAAATAGGTGAATTTAAAGCCGCTGAAGGTCTTATTGTTAAAAATCCGGATTTCGTATTCCAGATTCCTTATACAGTAACAAGTTTTGAGATGATTTATGCACCTAAAGTAGGTAACGTTGTTTCCGACGTGTCAAACAGCAGCAAATTTTCCAGTATCATGAAAGATATTCAGAAAAAAGCTAAACCTGGTGATACTATCGTATTACAAAACGTTACAGTTAAAATGCCTGACGGCAGAAGCGTACCGGTAAATACATCATTTAAATTAATCGGTGGTTAATTATAAATTCAAGTAGTATGAAAAGATTATTTGTTTTATTATTTGTTATGTTCTCGGTTGCAACAGCAATGTTTGCTCAACCTACAACGCCAAGTGCTGCAAGGCAGGATGGTATCTATAAAAGAACATTACTCGGAACAAGGGAAATAATTCCTTACGATGATATTCGTGAAGCGGATATCTATTGGGAAAAACGCGTATGGCGCAATATCGACTTCAGGGAAAAAATCAATTTGCCATTTACCTGGCCGGTTGACCCTTTCGTTCAAATTGTATACGATGCCGTTATTTCCGGTGAATTAAAGGCTTATAGCCCCCTTTATGATGATTTCAGCGAAGGAACAGAACTTCCGCTCGAACAAATTATAATCAAATTTAATCGTACCGATACTACATGGATTCTTGACGAAGAAACCTACGAAGAAAAACCGGTTATCATTAAAACTGAATTCGACTACCAAACGGTACAAAAA is a window encoding:
- a CDS encoding thioredoxin domain-containing protein is translated as MDKQFSNHLIHETSPYLLQHAHNPVEWFPWGDAAFKKAKDEDKPILVSIGYVACHWCHVMEHESFENPATAEFMNTYFVNIKVDREERPDVDHIYMNACQLLTGAGGWPLNVFLTPEKLPFSGGTYFPPKPAYGKPSWLDVLMYMKNIFANERDKVEEQAQLLKEHLLKMDNAFIDQTSIAITEKIFTKEEINTAVKSIEQQFDLINGGFGNAPKFPGAMTLLFLVRYNFFEPNEQIEKQIHLSLRKMMLGGIYDHLAGGFARYTVDSKWMIPHFEKMLYDNALLVSLYSEAYRASSNADYAHVVTQTLHFIETELMSSEYGFYASYDADSEGEEGKFYTFTQDELFEVLKDDFEFAKTVFNCTPTGNWEHTNILFRTQTDAEIAAAQQIDTEAVRTKLNSIEQRLLKYRNQRIKPGLDDKIILSWNAMMCAAFVQAYKALGNEHYRNVAVQNIEFILKAFTNKNKPGSLLHTYKNGTAKYPAFIEDYATCIQALLDVYGITGNDNYLEQAVQFTDYVKTHFAGGDGLYFYTEKNQADVPYRSKDFYDNATPSGNSVMVNNLLQLAILTGNQNYYADAEKMVAQLKINMLKHGTSFGNWLTSALTFIYPFAETAITGLDAEKNRDVIYHYYYPHLIIQTDTTGEKKYPLLQSRFVKGENKIYLCQNQTCKLPVSNVQDFIELLNKF
- a CDS encoding SUMF1/EgtB/PvdO family nonheme iron enzyme, which codes for MKRNLPLLTFACVAIIVGSGCSSSGWSDYRGQLLGMQDRPEWEPVNPFGMVYIPSGTLHIGPSDQDVNNSLWQRTKSISIQGFYMDDAEITNNEYRQFVYWVKDSISHVLLDHYKEEEEGQETEVPLIDWDQEIDWDDEETRSRLEELYLPASETYYGIKSLDTRQLIYNYRWVKWKEAASKSNRDKNIADFIVEEPVTIYPDTLVWVHDYTYSFNEPMTRQYFSHPAFDDYPVVGVSWKQANAFATWRSDFWNDWRRNHEEVQVDDFRLPTEHEWEYAARGGRDQAPYPWGGPYVRNTKGCYLANFKPGRGNYPEDGGYYTVKVYSYAPNDFGVYNMAGNVSEWTSTAFSENSYSFIHDENPDYRYDAEESDPPALKRKVIRGGSWKDISYYIQTGSRHWEFQDTAKCYVGFRCCMTFLGRSMSDF
- the gldN gene encoding gliding motility protein GldN, encoding MKRLFVLLFVMFSVATAMFAQPTTPSAARQDGIYKRTLLGTREIIPYDDIREADIYWEKRVWRNIDFREKINLPFTWPVDPFVQIVYDAVISGELKAYSPLYDDFSEGTELPLEQIIIKFNRTDTTWILDEETYEEKPVIIKTEFDYQTVQKIQIKEDWVFDEETSTMVVRIIGLTMIRDRIDPTTGETLGSEPMFWIYYPDLRSIIIRHEIFNEKNSARYLTFEDIFEMRLFSSYIVKEDNVYDRFIENYSSGIDQVLESERIKQQIFDFEHNLWEF
- the gldL gene encoding gliding motility protein GldL; amino-acid sequence: MSAFFESDRFKRIKNLIIGCGASVVLVGALFKIMHWEGADFMLMVGMLTEAVLFLMLGILPPHKDYYWEKIYPDLDVAPEVEEAKSGKKAVHKMEPRESVTRQLDKMLEDSKVEPVMIERLGENLKRLGENIEKLSDVQDAAVNTNEYSTKIKDASMAVAEMRDAYSNAAKAMEQITASSVDTTKYHEQVQMVTKNLGQLNAIYELELQDTNNHLKAMNKFYGSLNSAMDNLQDSVTDTAKYREEIAQLSNNLSALNRVYGNMLSAMSMGATRS
- a CDS encoding type IX secretion system membrane protein PorP/SprF, producing the protein MRISLFSLLSICCFGLAAQNSQLYSYGQRDPQFTQFMFNPTYFNPAAAGEEDAWISTLDVRNQWVNLPGAPVSQIITSHLPIYKISSGAGLVVSNDLAGQQRNTGVSAMYAYHKRFRTSTLSIGVSGGIIQQQLRGDKLTTPTGNYEGIIDHNDPNLPVTLRTEVLPDASLGLYFFGKSLKIGVSASHLLLPLQASKETAVTDVQYNPNGYVYVGYDINMTSRLMLTPSVLYKTDLQSSIVDVNTIFTFNDNILAGASFRGYTNGRYDAVSLIGGLNFSGNWRVSYSYDITLSELNSVSSGSHEVVLRYRLPVARPRAGKMINNPRYLYH
- the gldM gene encoding gliding motility protein GldM, whose product is MSIPKEPRQLMINLMYLVLTALLALNVSAEILNAFNTVNKGISDSNGLLDSKNQLMMGMITKAASKDGRAETQAILKQAEEATKLSNDFVAYVEALKEEVKAAAGGPNPENPEKLKTEGEMEKTSNLFLNKGKGKELHNKIEETRAKFVNILGKDSGIDIPIKITEVPKGEKHATSWETYNFDRVPAVAVMTILTKFQQDAKSSESTILDFLRRKINAEDIQVDKMAAQVVAPSAYVRKGAEYTADIFIGATSEAIKPKVFIGSFTGAVKKDASDPNGKAFEMVESETMPLSGAREIEVAGGMGKIKETASGERKFQGVIQIPSPSKEGMFRFYPFEFGYETFEVGKAVVSPTAMNVLYIGVDNPIKISVPGYASDKVSASGCGIVKVKGEEYNAKPTTAGEADITVTVKTAKGSETSAEKFRVRRIPDPYAYILNTKGGPLKIGEFKAAEGLIVKNPDFVFQIPYTVTSFEMIYAPKVGNVVSDVSNSSKFSSIMKDIQKKAKPGDTIVLQNVTVKMPDGRSVPVNTSFKLIGG